One window of Cohnella hashimotonis genomic DNA carries:
- a CDS encoding GH32 C-terminal domain-containing protein, which translates to MLIKNGFFGKAFLLIVILAIISPAIMAPSQVSAAATKIAEWKLDEGTGKVTKETVSGVNDPINYVFSSAAYKPSTDPVWRTDGIAGKTLLFDGYSNWITHSAITTPANAMTVEAWVAPRAYEWGDNGILSAIVNQHDKGAKQGFILGAFRSGTWSFQVGSGGNWYEVWAYEPLPKSEWSHLIATFDGPGGAMKLYLNGKQIAATAVPVNSAITASSNQLLIGKNNQSTTLAVFPLNMFNGLIDEVKIYNGAMTAAEAQSAYDGYLTALGGNLPTANETFDRSVFDGDKYRPTYHAMAPGQWMNEPHAPVYYNGQYHLFYQNNPQGPYWHNMHWGHLVSSDMVHWRDLPPALSPELFQVDPDGDWTGSTVIDDSGNPTILFTAGNDARSYMQSNQNVGVARSTVQTDGDNDLKRWVKEQKLAITQQPGQGISGEFRDPYVFKDGSTWFLIIGSGVSGQGGTALVYTTTDPALMNWTYKGPLYQASTTAYPYLGSVWELPVLLPLGGGKHLLAISPSGAGADVEVYYWIGTWNSSTAKFTPDNPTPQLMDFGDFHFTGPSAMTDPVTGRNIMFTIAQGERTSQQDSDSGWAHNAGLPVELSLRSDGKLGINPISELQSLRGQQLVNLTTDTTFAAANTALASVTGDSLEIELELARGSADSVGLKVRKSPNSEEETLLYYKNSTDEYGVDRTKTIAGDNKGIQKGTIDIGTENVKLHVYLDKSMVESYLNGLKAITTRTYSTRSDAMGLQLWGDASTNTITVKSLKVWRMNSAYTTVPVTGVTVSPASKQVLVGGKNRLQAVVAPQNATNKNVIWSTSNASIATVVNGVVTGKAAGTATITATTRDGAKVGTSTVTVVAAPASTNLSNGGFESGILAPWTVESGTAFSNASITNSTTFSGNQPFGQTGNYHLYGFQAAGDAAVGVLKSPTFTLGGNGQINFQVGGGSDIDKLYVSFVRASDGKELFRTTGPGTYWDWANRKGVTESYTRRFWDATDYIGTSMYIKIVDDRTDGWGHINVDDFIVPVSGGSSDTQPPSAPSTLQSPSKDSSSVTLGWSASSDNVGVTGYSVFRDGIQVGVSTTTHYVDQGLTPSTTYAYAVKAFDAAGNISVASNVYSVTTSNAAPVNGLVNHDFESGDLTGWTVVSGNAFSTADVTSDVNWGWGGPFNQSGTYHLWSFKDGGDAQTGVLKSVNFTLGGNGSVDFLIGGGNDISNLYISLVRVSDGAELFKSTGNNDEAYTRKSWNAAAYVGTSCYIKIVDNATGGFGHVNIDDINVPVQQGAPSVGELANHDFESGNLSGWNVVSGNAFSAVDVTTDVNWGWGGPFNQSGTYHLWGFKDGGDVQIGVLKSANFTLGGNGSIDFLVGGGNDASNLYISLVRASDGVELFKSTGNNDEAYTRKSWNAAAYVGTSCYIKIVDNATGGFGHINIDDVNVPVAL; encoded by the coding sequence ATGTTAATCAAAAATGGATTCTTCGGAAAAGCGTTTCTTCTTATTGTAATATTAGCTATCATTTCGCCCGCTATCATGGCGCCTTCTCAAGTATCCGCAGCAGCAACGAAAATCGCCGAATGGAAGTTGGACGAAGGCACGGGAAAAGTAACGAAGGAAACCGTAAGCGGCGTCAACGACCCGATTAACTACGTCTTTAGTAGCGCCGCCTACAAACCTTCGACGGATCCTGTATGGCGTACCGATGGAATTGCAGGCAAGACGTTGTTGTTCGACGGTTATTCGAATTGGATCACGCATAGCGCCATCACGACCCCCGCCAATGCGATGACCGTAGAGGCATGGGTAGCCCCCAGAGCTTACGAGTGGGGAGACAACGGCATTCTCTCCGCCATCGTCAATCAGCATGACAAGGGAGCGAAGCAAGGCTTCATCTTAGGCGCATTCCGATCGGGTACTTGGTCCTTCCAAGTCGGGTCAGGCGGGAACTGGTATGAAGTATGGGCTTACGAGCCGCTTCCCAAGTCTGAATGGTCTCATCTGATCGCTACGTTCGACGGGCCGGGAGGCGCCATGAAGCTTTACCTTAACGGCAAGCAGATCGCGGCGACGGCGGTTCCCGTTAACTCGGCGATTACGGCATCCTCGAACCAATTGCTAATCGGCAAAAACAACCAGAGCACGACGCTCGCCGTTTTCCCGCTTAATATGTTCAATGGTCTTATTGACGAAGTCAAAATCTATAACGGAGCCATGACGGCTGCCGAAGCGCAAAGCGCATACGACGGGTATTTAACTGCGCTTGGAGGCAATCTGCCGACTGCGAACGAGACATTCGACAGAAGCGTTTTCGATGGCGACAAATATCGGCCGACTTATCATGCCATGGCGCCAGGGCAATGGATGAACGAACCTCATGCTCCCGTCTACTACAATGGACAGTATCATTTGTTCTACCAGAACAATCCGCAAGGTCCATATTGGCATAACATGCACTGGGGCCATTTGGTCAGCAGCGACATGGTACATTGGCGCGATCTGCCCCCTGCGCTGTCGCCTGAGCTTTTCCAAGTGGATCCCGACGGGGATTGGACGGGGAGCACGGTTATCGATGACAGCGGCAATCCGACCATTCTCTTTACGGCAGGCAACGATGCACGATCCTACATGCAGAGCAATCAGAATGTCGGCGTTGCCCGCAGCACCGTGCAGACCGACGGCGACAACGACCTTAAACGCTGGGTAAAGGAGCAAAAGCTGGCGATCACGCAGCAGCCGGGACAAGGCATCTCGGGCGAATTCCGCGATCCCTATGTGTTTAAGGACGGTTCGACATGGTTTCTAATCATCGGTTCGGGCGTATCCGGACAGGGGGGCACGGCGCTCGTATATACGACCACCGATCCCGCGTTGATGAACTGGACTTACAAAGGTCCGTTGTACCAGGCGAGTACGACGGCTTACCCTTACCTGGGCTCCGTGTGGGAGCTGCCAGTATTGCTGCCGCTGGGCGGTGGCAAGCATCTATTGGCCATCAGTCCGTCCGGTGCGGGGGCGGATGTCGAGGTGTATTATTGGATCGGGACTTGGAACAGCTCGACGGCGAAGTTCACGCCTGACAATCCGACGCCTCAACTCATGGACTTTGGCGACTTCCACTTTACGGGGCCAAGCGCGATGACGGATCCGGTGACGGGCCGAAATATCATGTTCACGATCGCGCAGGGCGAACGGACGTCGCAACAGGACTCCGATTCCGGCTGGGCGCACAATGCGGGGCTGCCTGTAGAATTATCGCTGCGTTCCGATGGCAAATTGGGCATCAATCCGATATCCGAACTTCAATCTCTGCGCGGACAGCAGCTCGTTAACCTAACGACGGATACGACGTTTGCCGCGGCGAATACGGCGCTCGCCAGCGTAACCGGCGATTCGCTCGAGATTGAGTTGGAGCTGGCCCGGGGATCGGCTGACAGCGTAGGCCTCAAGGTGCGCAAGTCGCCGAATAGTGAAGAGGAGACGCTTCTTTATTACAAAAATAGTACGGATGAATACGGGGTTGATCGAACGAAGACGATCGCAGGCGATAATAAAGGGATTCAAAAAGGAACGATTGATATCGGAACCGAAAACGTCAAATTGCACGTTTACCTGGATAAGTCGATGGTGGAATCTTATTTGAATGGATTGAAAGCGATAACAACCCGTACCTATTCCACGCGCTCCGACGCCATGGGTCTTCAATTGTGGGGCGATGCGAGTACAAACACAATCACCGTCAAATCGCTGAAAGTGTGGCGCATGAATTCGGCTTATACCACTGTCCCGGTTACCGGCGTCACCGTTAGTCCGGCGTCGAAGCAAGTGCTTGTCGGGGGCAAGAACAGGCTGCAAGCCGTCGTTGCGCCACAAAATGCAACAAATAAAAACGTCATATGGTCAACGAGCAATGCAAGCATCGCCACGGTTGTAAACGGCGTTGTGACCGGCAAGGCTGCCGGGACGGCAACGATCACCGCGACGACAAGAGATGGCGCCAAGGTGGGTACTTCGACGGTAACCGTCGTTGCTGCGCCTGCATCGACGAATTTATCGAACGGAGGCTTTGAATCAGGCATTCTGGCTCCTTGGACCGTGGAGAGCGGCACGGCTTTCTCGAATGCGAGCATTACGAATAGCACCACATTTTCCGGCAATCAGCCCTTTGGCCAAACGGGTAATTATCACCTCTACGGCTTCCAGGCGGCGGGAGATGCGGCAGTGGGCGTGCTCAAGTCTCCAACCTTTACGCTGGGCGGTAATGGTCAGATTAACTTCCAAGTGGGTGGCGGATCGGATATTGATAAGCTCTATGTGTCTTTCGTGCGCGCCTCGGACGGCAAGGAGCTGTTCCGTACGACCGGTCCCGGAACCTATTGGGACTGGGCCAACAGAAAAGGCGTCACGGAAAGCTATACGCGCCGATTTTGGGATGCAACGGACTATATCGGGACTTCCATGTACATTAAAATCGTAGACGATCGCACCGATGGATGGGGTCATATCAATGTAGATGATTTCATCGTTCCCGTTTCGGGAGGCTCATCGGACACGCAGCCGCCTTCGGCGCCTTCAACCCTGCAGTCTCCTTCAAAGGATTCAAGCTCAGTCACGTTAGGTTGGAGCGCTTCTAGCGATAATGTCGGCGTTACCGGCTATTCCGTATTCCGGGACGGCATACAGGTTGGGGTTTCGACGACGACCCATTATGTAGATCAAGGACTAACGCCGAGCACGACTTACGCTTACGCCGTAAAAGCATTTGACGCTGCAGGGAATATATCCGTAGCAAGCAACGTTTATTCGGTGACGACATCTAACGCCGCGCCGGTGAATGGATTAGTCAATCATGATTTCGAGAGCGGGGATTTAACCGGGTGGACCGTCGTCAGCGGAAATGCGTTCAGTACGGCCGACGTGACATCCGACGTGAACTGGGGCTGGGGCGGACCGTTTAACCAAAGCGGAACCTATCATCTGTGGAGCTTCAAGGATGGGGGAGATGCGCAGACAGGCGTGCTGAAGTCTGTCAACTTCACGCTGGGAGGCAACGGATCGGTCGACTTCCTTATTGGCGGAGGGAACGACATCTCCAATCTGTATATCTCGCTCGTACGCGTATCGGACGGAGCTGAGCTTTTTAAGTCGACTGGCAATAATGACGAAGCTTATACGCGAAAATCGTGGAATGCGGCCGCTTATGTCGGGACCTCCTGCTACATCAAGATCGTAGATAATGCGACGGGCGGATTCGGGCATGTCAACATTGACGATATTAACGTACCCGTCCAGCAAGGCGCGCCGTCGGTCGGAGAGCTCGCTAATCACGATTTTGAAAGCGGTAACTTAAGCGGTTGGAACGTGGTCAGCGGGAATGCGTTTAGCGCGGTTGACGTGACGACCGACGTGAATTGGGGCTGGGGCGGACCGTTTAATCAGAGCGGAACTTATCATCTATGGGGCTTCAAGGATGGGGGAGATGTCCAGATCGGCGTGCTGAAGTCAGCCAACTTTACGTTGGGCGGTAACGGTTCGATCGATTTCTTGGTAGGCGGAGGGAACGACGCCTCTAATCTGTACATCTCGCTTGTACGCGCATCGGACGGGGTCGAGCTTTTTAAGTCTACGGGCAATAACGACGAAGCCTATACGCGAAAATCATGGAACGCTGCCGCATATGTCGGAACGTCCTGCTACATCAAGATCGTCGATAACGCGACCGGCGGATTTGGGCATATCAATATTGACGATGTTAACGTGCCTGTAGCCTTGTAA
- a CDS encoding NADPH-dependent F420 reductase, with translation MRFGIIGAGPIGSNIAKKLVEKGHDVKIADARGIERLEGKKLIGESVIVEDVVKNIDVLITSIPFHAVPSLRHIIDKVGKEVVIVDTSNYYPQISQKIEEVENGMVESVWVSKHLGRPIIKAFNNLLAYTLEHHGAPEGTVGRIAITIAGDDLSHKQIIMGVANDLGFDSVDSGSLNDSWRQQPGTPAYCTELTKEELTIALTKANKERAPFLRDQVMEKLAASSDSFSFQDVVNLNRETFNS, from the coding sequence ATGAGATTTGGAATTATAGGCGCAGGACCCATTGGATCGAATATTGCAAAGAAATTGGTTGAAAAAGGACATGACGTAAAAATTGCAGATGCTCGGGGGATTGAGCGTTTGGAAGGAAAAAAACTGATAGGAGAATCGGTGATCGTAGAAGATGTAGTTAAAAATATTGACGTTCTTATTACATCTATCCCTTTTCATGCTGTGCCAAGCCTTCGTCATATTATAGATAAAGTTGGAAAGGAAGTCGTCATTGTAGATACTTCAAATTATTATCCGCAAATTAGCCAGAAAATCGAAGAAGTTGAAAACGGAATGGTTGAAAGTGTTTGGGTGTCCAAACATTTAGGAAGGCCTATCATCAAAGCGTTCAACAATTTATTAGCCTATACGTTAGAGCATCATGGAGCTCCCGAAGGAACTGTTGGGCGCATTGCGATAACGATTGCCGGTGATGACCTATCCCATAAACAAATAATCATGGGTGTAGCAAACGACCTGGGCTTCGACTCCGTAGATAGCGGTTCTTTAAACGATTCGTGGAGACAACAGCCAGGAACCCCTGCGTACTGTACCGAGCTTACAAAAGAAGAACTAACCATTGCTTTAACTAAAGCGAATAAAGAAAGAGCGCCTTTTCTGCGTGATCAAGTGATGGAAAAGCTGGCAGCTTCTTCGGATTCCTTTTCATTTCAAGATGTTGTTAACTTGAATAGAGAAACTTTCAATTCTTAA